One window of the Triticum dicoccoides isolate Atlit2015 ecotype Zavitan chromosome 3B, WEW_v2.0, whole genome shotgun sequence genome contains the following:
- the LOC119281479 gene encoding clathrin interactor EPSIN 1-like, whose amino-acid sequence MDGIMKVLDHTVREIKREVNLKVLKVPEIEQKVLDATNDEPWGPHGSDMADIARATKNIGECQIIMKVLWQRLGNTDANWRHLYKALAVAEYLLANGTERAAEEIIDNSSQIAKLTTFEFVEPGGKDVGLNVRKKAEAVLVIVDDREKLQQAREKAASTRDKYLGVSSTGMSSYKSSAASFGSGSYSSGSRYGSTAGSRGTASFKDRHTGTELSKNNNKPSYSSTRQRPKEATNKSANSSKLAKGGSKSLSNPRAAPGVPSSQKGKNEDDGDEFNPRGSSTSVGTTNVSSNNLDFFGPRLMTNAGSAAVPEIDLFAFADFQSANAPLEAATSSGSHPQDNIDLFAGRPSFGGSATADMEFSVRGAPKKHIGQKTSSPAQPSASAFDPFNPSFATIFPSDTEFSVRGTPSKSKSSQGKPPAPENSSGTTFDPLAGIRVKSFNGSNSSGVWSSSKGSAVTEPTHGSPGATKSSDCSPSEELNFGAFTLHKESRTVSATKSMNESLAKQKQDSMPASKPAVKGETFRVKSSIWADSLSRGLIDLNIAAPNMVGPSDAGVVGRLSNGSEEKAPEAVPWYMEAATGTTEFPRSTGAGGESRIFQQQQQQQQHFGNFR is encoded by the exons ATGGATGGGATCATGAAGGTGCTCGATCACACCGTCCGGGAGAT AAAGCGAGAGGTCAATCTCAAGGTGCTCAAGGTGCCAGAGATCGAGCAGAAG GTTCTTGACGCGACGAACGATGAGCCGTGGGGGCCTCACGGTTCAGACATGGCGGACATTGCACGGGCCACCAAGAATAT CGGCGAATGCCAAATAATTATGAAGGTGCTGTGGCAACGGTTGGGCAACACCGACGCGAATTGGCGTCACCTGTATAAG GCGCTGGCTGTGGCTGAGTATCTTCTGGCCAATGGCACTGAGCGCGCAGCTGAGGAAATCATCGACAACAGCTCACAGATTGCG AAACTCACCACATTCGAGTTTGTGGAGCCTGGTGGAAAAGATGTTGGGCTCAATGTGCGCAAGAAGGCTGAAGCTGTTCTGGTCATTGTGGATGACAGGGAAAAGCTTCAACAAGCCAGGGAGAAGGCTGCTTCGACGAGGGACAA GTACTTGGGGGTGTCATCAACTGGAATGTCATCATACAAATCAAGCGCAGCATCATTTGGCAGTGGCAGCTACTCCTCTGGTAGTCGCTATGGGAGCACAGCTGGTTCAAGGGGAACTGCCTCGTTCAAGGATAGACACACTGGCACAGAATTGAGCAAGAACAATAATAAGCCAAGTTACAGCAGCACTAGACAAAGGCCAAAAGAAGCTACTAATAAGAGTGCAAATAGCTCTAAATTAGCAAAGGGAGGCTCCAAATCATTGTCGAATCCACGTGCCGCACCTGGTGTTCCAAGTTCACAGAAAGGAAAAAATGAGGATGATGGCGACGAGTTCAATCCACGAGGATCTTCCACATCTG TTGGAACAACTAATGTGAGCTCCAATAATTTGGATTTCTTTGGGCCAAGATTAATGACAAACGCTGGTAGTGCTGCTGTGCCAGAAATTGATTTGTTTGCGTTTGCAGATTTCCAGTCAGCCAATGCCCCATTAGAGGCAGCAACGTCAAGTGGTTCTCACCCTCAG GACAACATTGATCTATTTGCTGGCAGACCATCCTTTGGTGGCTCAGCTACTGCAGACATGGAGTTCTCAGTACGTGGTGCTCCCAAAAAGCATATAGGGCAAAAAACTTCTTCCCCTGCGCAGCCCTCTGCGTCTGCTTTTGATCCCTTCAACCCATCCTTTGCCACAATATTCCCTTCGGACACAGAGTTTTCAGTGCGTGGCACCCCAAGCAAATCCAAATCCTCACAAGGAAAGCCCCCCGCACCTGAAAATTCAAGTGGCACGACTTTCGACCCTTTGGCTGGAATTCGGGTGAAGAGTTTCAACGGATCAAACTCTTCTGGTGTATGGTCTTCAAGTAAAGGATCAGCTGTTACTGAACCAACACATGGTTCTCCTGGGGCCACCAAGAGTTCTGATTGCAGTCCTTCGGAGGAGTTGAATTTTGGGGCCTTTACGTTGCACAAGGAATCACGCACGGTAAGTGCCACCAAATCCATGAACGAGTCACTCGCAAAGCAGAAGCAGGACTCCATGCCAGCATCAAAACCAGCTGTGAAGGGAGAGACTTTTCGGGTCAAATCTAGCATTTGGGCTGACTCTTTGAGCCGTGGGTTGATTGATTTGAATATAGCTGCCC CAAACATGGTTGGTCCTTCAGATGCCGGGGTCGTTGGGCGGCTCAGCAACGGCTCTGAGGAGAAAGCCCCAGAAGCTGTTCCATGGTACATGGAGGCAGCAACAGGCACTACTGAGTTTCCACGCTCCACAGGAGCAGGTGGTGAAAGCCGCattttccagcagcagcagcagcagcagcagcactttGGGAACTTCAGGTGA
- the LOC119276864 gene encoding serine/threonine-protein phosphatase 7 long form homolog, with product MSSRARGRARRGRGRGRGRCSVAEYEMDHHETSAPSSPSTTSDREDNVGFTPEQVHVACYAGPAEPSSSTLLNPKINHRSDAIFGDQALEQLKLRHHKPLKFHERYRPYLRDAGLLGLSQICQRMPQLDKALITALVERWRPETHSFHLASGEMTVTLQDVAMLFALPIDGRPVCSSTDHDYGQMVLDCLGHDPRGQSMPGKSFLHYKWLKKHFYELPEGADDHTVQRHVRAYILSLLCGVLFPDGTGRMSLIYLPLIADLSLVGTYSWGSAALAFLYRALCSAASSHNMKNIGGSLLLLQLWSWEHSHVGRPLARSSSVVETDIPQDLPPIGFRWVGARAQSENATRCLKQYRDELNLQRADQLKWEPYMLIESSSLPPLCTKDADLWITQAPLINFPIVEMYLPERVMRQFGLRQCIPPPFRPTLQTLHRISRRGRERENWEETHHEYIQEWEARRQRIFREAEQYDLSSYDEYLQWYSGATRRYLVPSTGDDAEAGLLSPPDDSDLQYKAKSPMIRKAVDKLHGMMKKAKTAMASTADTATQALVFQFLHGFEDVLSDLGEIKERDDPEAPPFDSATGSYGGSATGHHEPLLLLEAEQNIICDNQEGEYQEDEDLHTVEQATLGLEPMDEVNRCVDSLLLEVNENCDSASLAIENCEAADFDIPQHTEDVDQAGHTAEMEHGVQVVEPMSTCEENNGFDLCPLLHKTAPMSNLKVMM from the exons ATGTCTTCAAGGGCAAGAGGACGTGCACGTCGTGGCCGGGGCCGGGGCCGTGGCAGATGTTCTGTGGCAGAATATGAAATGGATCATCATGAAACATCTGCGCCTTCTTCGCCGAGTACCACTTCTGATAGAGAGGACAATGTTGGTTTCACTCCCGAACAAGTCCATGTTGCTTGTTATGCAGGACCTGCGGAACCTTCTTCCAGTACACTACTCAATCCTAAGATTAACCACCGTTCGGATGCAATTTTTGGCGATCAG GCCCTGGAGCAGTTGAAGTTGCGTCACCACAAACCCTTGAAATTTCATGAGAGGTATCGTCCTTATTTGAGGGATGCTGGATTGCTTGGTCTCTCACAAATCTGCCAGAGAATGCCTCAATTGGACAAAGCCTTGATTACTGCTCTTGTTGAGCGTTGGAGGCCAGAGACCCACAGCTTTCACTTGGCTTCTGGGGAGATGACAGTTACACTTCAAGATGTTGCAATGTTGTTTGCTCTTCCTATTGACGGCCGCCCAGTTTGTTCTAGTACGGATCATGATTATGGGCAGATGGTCCTTGATTGTCTAGGCCATGATCCAAGAGGTCAATCAATGCCTGGAAAATCCTTCTTGCATTACAAATGGCTGAAGAAGCACTTCTATGAGTTACCAGAAGGGGCGGATGATCATACGGTACAGAGGCATGTTCGAGCATACATCCTGAGCCTTTTATGTGGAGTGCTCTTTCCAGACGGGACAGGAAGGATGAGTCTGATATATCTTCCATTGATTGCTGATCTTTCTCTTGTTGGAACATACAGCTGGGGCTCCGCAGCCCTCGCATTCCTCTACCGAGCTCTTTGCTCTGCTGCCTCCTCCCACAACATGAAGAACATAGGTGGTTCATTGCTTCTCTTGCAGCTTTGGAGTTGGGAGCACTCTCATGTTGGCAGGCCATTGGCTCGATCTTCCTCAGTCGTGGAGACAGACATCCCACAGGACTTGCCCCCAATTGGCTTCCGTTGGGTGGGTGCTCGCGCACAAAGTGAGAATGCTACTCGCTGTCTTAAGCAGTACAGGGATGAGCTAAATCTGCAGCGAGCAGATCAGTTGAAATGGGAACCATACATGCTCATCGAGTCCTCGAGCTTACCACCACTTTGTACAAAAGATGCTGACCTGTGGATTACTCAAGCACCATTAATAAATTTTCCTATTGTTGAGATGTATCTGCCTGAGCGAGTGATGCGGCAATTCGGGCTTCGTCAATGCATTCCACCACCTTTTCGACCTACCCTACAGACATTACATCGTATTAGTCGACGTGGTAGAGAGCGTGAAAATTGGGAAGAGACGCATCATGAGTATATTCAAGAATGGGAAGCACGGCGACAGCGCATATTTCGGGAGGCTGAGCAGTATGATTTGTCATCTTATGACGAGTATCTGCAGTGGTACTCTGGAGCTACACGGCGGTATCTTGTGCCATCGACCGGTGATGATGCTGAAGCAGGACTTTTATCCCCACCCGATGATTCTGATCTTCAGTACAAAGCCAAGTCTCCTATGATCCGTAAAGCG GTTGATAAGCTGCATGGTATGATGAAGAAGGCCAAGACAGCCATGGCATCCACGGCTGATACGGCCACACAAGCCTTAGTGTTTCAATTTCTGCATGGCTTTGAAGATGTCCTCAGTGATCTTGGTGAGATCAAGGAAAGGGATGACCCAGAGGCTCCACCTTTTGATTCAGCTACTGGCTCATATGGCGGCTCAGCTACTGGCCATCACGAGCCTCTACTTTTGCTTGAAGCTGAACAGAACATTATATGTGACAATCAAGAGGGTGAATACCAGGAAGATGAGGACCTTCACACAGTGGAGCAGGCTACGTTGGGCCTCGAACCTATGGACGAGGTAAACCGCTGTGTCGACAGTTTACTACTGGAAGTGAACGAAAACTGTGACTCAGCTTCATTGGCGATTGAGAACTGTGAGGCAGCAGACTTTGATATTCCACAGCACACTGAGGATGTTGATCAAGCTGGACACACTGCTGAAATGGAACATGGTGTACAGGTGGTGGAACCCATGTCCACATGTGAGGAAAACAATGGTTTTGATTTGTGCCCTCTCCTCCACAAGACGGCGCCGATGTCAAACTTGAAGGTGATGATGTAG